In the Vanessa atalanta chromosome 24, ilVanAtal1.2, whole genome shotgun sequence genome, TATAGGAGAGGAACGGTATCGAATGAACGAGTTCAAACAAGACCCTAGTTAGGTTCGTCTGAAGCCGATACCTGCCCTTGCCTTTATTTGATCTAAGAATctatttactcggtggtagatCTCTGTACAAGACTCTCTGGACCTAGGAGCAATATTTATAGCGTATATAGGCTGTGTGGGagttagtatatacatatacgaaTGACGTAACAGTTACTGCTGAGGTTTTCTTATATTGCATTTTCTAAGGGCGGTAACTTacgtcattaatataaaaagtaaatttcacTTTGATTCAGTAGTATTATCGAGAAATttctgtaaaaaattaaattttataaataaagttttcagAACAAATTTCGACTGAAGACTGCCTACTGATAAACCGGATCGACAGCCTTAATATTTGTCGTACTTTCCAAGGAACATCATTTTACAGATCTGTGTTGGTGTAAATCAGGATTCAACTCGAGGACCTGAATTCACAGCCTTagatattaagatataaaacacGATGGGTTTTCCATCTCAACGCTacgcttttaaataatttaaaacaaaaatgtaataactatTCAAATGATGTCCaacattatagttattttaataataacatatgtacgtacatttataataatggtaTATTCTATGCGGAATAAGGAAGTCAATCATAAATTTTATGGTGTTTTCAATTCATACGTGGAACAAGTTGAATACGTTTAAAGGTATAaaagatataacatctcagctccaaggttggcgcattggcgatgtaaagaatggtcaATAATTCTTAGAGCGCCAATGTCTTTAGgcgtggtgatcacttaccaacTGGCCTAAAatctaaatcataaaaaaggtCCTAAAATGAATGGGTACTTTTTATTACGCATATGGAGggattcagttcagtggtttgctTATACACTCGTAAATTCTGGATTCAAGCCCCGGGATAGTAAAAATCTATAGGATTTTTTGAGGAAAAATTCCCTGTAGCAGCTCGGATTCTAGAAGTTGGTAGATGTTTTGTCGTTTACACTTTAagcttataattatttggcGATATTTGGCCAACATTGTCCAAATCTTTTCATTTCAAACAAGAACCAATGATTTTCAAGTGATCACTTATACCTTAATAGTACGCCGTTGAAAACATTCTATATGGCCGTTGTTGGTACTGAAGTTTTCTttataggtaaatatttattcaggaaaagttaaacaaaaaaaaaattacttcaaatttaaattaccaaACGGGAACTACACCTAAACAAAAGAAGAAACGTTCTTTTTTTGAACGTCGGTTAGAAAAACATTTGCTGTTCTCGACGCCCAGATCTTATTCATTGACGATTAAAAAACAACACACaagattcataaaataataaataatataaacaacgatataattaaacaagatctatgttaattataaatacaaattaaacacacgaTAATTCAAAATCCAAGAGTAACCAGATACAACGAAATAGTAAATTGCAGTGTTTAGTTTTTAAGTACTAAAATATAGTACATAGGTCGATTATCCTTCAACATGGAATCCATCATGGACAGTCATGTCACTCTAGTGTCAAGTTGCACAATCAATCAAATAAGTTTGAAGCGTTGTtgagtttaattgaaaaaaatatgttacgtcataaaataaattggtatttgaaattatctaaactaatattttaaattcgaaaataattctcttcatctgtctgtccgtctgttactctttcacgactaaagcactgaaccgaatttgatgaaattttatacgaGGCAAGTTGAACACCTGAGAAGGGGGGCGGGGGGTTTGTACCTCACACCCGTTGAACAACAAGCTAAATAAATGCTAGATAAATGTTTTCTAATACATGTCGTAATAATctcaattaataaatcttaagcttatttttggaatattaataaatgaggctTACTCAATACGAGATTATACAGATGGTAAAAAAGGCTTACAAGTCACTGGTaatgataaatttatgtatGACTAATTTATGTCAGCGGTTTCGCCGGCGCTTTAGGTTCTGGTAGTTAAATGTTAGTCATAAAAAGCCTGTGGCCTTTCTTCGAATTccagctttataaaaaaaatcatcaaattgcgttcagtggtttggcagtgaaagagcaacaaacagacagacagacaaaaagagatactctcgcatttataaaattagtatagattagcaTATGAAGGCGCAAACCTCAAAGTTAAATTACCGGCGTGCATCAATAAATACAAtccatttttttatgtgcatTAGTTATATCATTAGTTATagctaagacatcttgtaagatCGAACACACACTAATGCACGCTTCTTAGTGTGCACAGATCTATAGCGTaactatttaattgaattggTTGAAATGACCTctgaatttttttgtatttcttctCGATAAGCCAAGCCGGTAgtggcttaaaaaaataattacttacattcgaaaataatttcataatgtgGCTGTGAAGTGattaatgtacattatatttcattacCTCAATTGCAAATCATATGAATGTAATCGTAATATACAATGTTTTcactgttttaaaattatcgaacgcattttcatttgttatttggTGTCCAtgagcagcctgtaaatttctcactgctaggctaaggcctcctctcactttgaggagaaggttttggagcattttccaccacgctgctctaatgcgggttgctggaatacatatgtggcagaatttcgttgaaattagacacacgcagatttcctcacgatgttaccaccgtgcacgagatgaattataaacacaagtaaagcacatgaaaattcagtggtgcctgcctcggtttgaacccgaaatcatcggttaagatgcacgcgttttaaccattggaccatctcggctcattttttAGGTTTCCActgaaaattaatgattatcctgttttttattgaattattataataactattaaattaatttaattaaaaatatgtaatttgtttCAGATCAGTCCGCTTAACAAGATTCATCGGTAAGAAGGTTGGGGAATTTCTGGTGAAACTTACTGAATATGGCCTAACCGCTGAAAACCTTGAACTGGTAGGCGCAAGTCTTGGTGCTCACGTATCCTCTCACGCAGCTAAATACTTCTACGCTGCAACAGGGAAAAAGATAGCCAGAATAACTGGTTTAGATCCCGCTGGTCCTTGCTACAGAGCGTTACCACGAGAAGAGAGACTTGATTCTTCAGACGCAGAGAGAGTAGATGTCGTTCATACTAATATTGATGGTTTCGGTATAGCTGAACGCCTAGGTCATATAGATTTCTATGCAAATGGCGGGGAATTTCAACCGAGTGATATACCATACATACCTTGTCTGGTTATATGTAGTCACATAAGAGCTATTTTCTATTGGTGGCAGGCATTAGAACATCCGAAGAAGTTTATCGGTATGGAATGTGACTCCGTCCAAAATGCAAGACTAGGGAAGTGCAATAACACTGTTACTAACTATTTAGGTGCCGCTGCGAATTTCTCTAAGCCTGGAATATATTTTCTACCAACGCACAATGAGTTCCCGTACTATAGAGGCAAGGATGGTTTGAAGAAGGACAGTGATATATTCCAATCTATTTTAAGAAAGATCAATTCGGATGATGAGTTCGATGTTTAGTAAGCTGAACAGCttaaatttcgttttaatgtttacttatttttgtaagtaCAAAATATACGTATGTGGTATCTGCAATTGAAAAAACTATCTAGGTTCTAAGTTAGTGTTAATTCATATGATTTATGACGTCATTTCAATCAAAGAAATGTTATTTAGAATAACAATGTCAAATATAGCCGATTTCAACCATAAGATTAGAAAATACcaataactaaattttaattgacgtgatatcattggtcgagtgAATAGTCTATGAGATTCATAATGGTTTTGGGAAAATATGGAATTTTGAGCATCGACGAAGCTATAActggaactttggaagtaaagttAAAGTGGATATATGTAGTGTGTAATATTAAAGTGGGAATAAATAGATAAGTGAAATagtcttgtattataaataaagatatattaagaaCTATTAGTgatgtacaatatagctgagctattagcaaatcttatagaatatataaatctaaggcTTGTGTATCTTCATTCTTTGTTGAATTGGAATATGCATACATTGTTGAAATAGCTTGAtcattaaaaacgaaataaaatggtgatgatgatgtgaTGGTTATGTCAATGTCAATGGGGGGGAAGTGATGTAActgaaaatttacattaaagcaTTGGTGATATTCTTTGTGGTATATATGTAAAATGGGAATTAAAGTTTTAGGTCTCACTGTAGAATATTGATTGTGATAATTCTAttgcaaaaaatttaaactaaactagAATTATGAGTCGTGTAGTCATTTTAAGTTCGTTTAGTTTAAAGATGCTGTGTCTATGTACATTGTACGGCATCCTTGTAAATGTTTCTGTCCCTTTCTGCCATGTGGGATTAAAATAGGATAgcgaataatatcaaattagttTAATAGAATCGAAAAAttggcatattttttaaatctgtgatatgacattatattaaaatataattgtagaagacaaaataaataacattaaagatAGCTTAAGCAatttacttacataaaatatgtgtagcttaaacttattttgtgcaatatattactaatactgTGAATTTAACAGTACGTTTACTGTAAACTAACTTGATATTTGAAAGGGCGTTGAGTAAGAATTAAAATTGCGATCTGTCAAAATTGTATTAGTACCTATAAATACAACCATTACAGTAAGCGTTGTTTTTATTTCCACCCAGGTCATGAAGGTTTCCTTACGGTGTGGATTACCCGAGGAAATCTGCAAGTACTCACCGAGCGTGAGgcaaataataaacactaatCAAGTTTATGAAATCTCAGCTTCCTAGTCACGAGACATCAATGGATAAATGTTAAACCAAGAAAATCATAAATGTTTGTACTGAAAATTTGTATCAGATCGATTTCTAAATCACGCTTGCGTTTGGTTCGAATACATACAGGGTCTAGACAATGAAATATGATTTTGCATTTTTTGGGCTTTAATGTGATATTGTTACAAATACTACGTTGTGACACGTGTCAACCGGAACTACAGAAGTAGTTTTATGGTCTGTTAGTGTATTGTACATTTCGAAATACCTTTAGTCAGCCAACTGTTTTAAACGTATCCTAAGACACAGGAAAATAAACAGTATAATTATTCTAACTCTTAACAGGAAACTAAGTTATATTTCTACGATACTACCTCGTTCACATTAGGTACGGAACTATTGCACACCTTAAGTTCCCAGTATTCATGTGACATACCTAAATTACCACGAACTTGCAGTCAAATCACAGCACCAATTGAATAGAATAACTTGGTTAACATTAATGAGTGTTTTGATAATCATGTCTGTAATGGTAACCGAGAACTGCGGCACAACTTGTTCAGCAAAGCACGCTGGGAAGATCCAGATCGGCAGCAAATATTGGTTTCCATCAAAGCGATTACGTTTATGTACGAGTCGTCGTTTTTCCTTGCTAAGTAAAAGTCTCTGcccttttattttgattttaactggtcctattaaaaaaatatagctcacgtcaaaaaaacattgatttgcattagcagcctgtaaatttcccacagctgggctaaaagcctcctctccctttaaggagcaggtttgcagcatattccactacgctgctccaatggttggcggaatacacatgtggcagaatttcgttgaaattagacacatgcaggtttcctcacgatgtcttccttcaccgccgagcacgagatgaattataaacacaaattaagcacatgaaaattcagtggtgcctgtctggatTTTAACCtgaaatcataggttaagatgcacgcgttcaaaaaaaaaatgataaataaggaatattactcggtacaatttgatattaagataaaaaaacctggacatagtttttatatacaagcagtatatatataaattatttatactttattgacatactcagTAACTAAAATGTGGaaaagggtaactactgagtttcatgccggttcttctcatttGAATGTACTTTCCAAACccttagctttaaatttaatccaacactcaaaaaattaaaagtgcTTTAATGAGCCTACttggataaataatattttgattttaattttcagtttGAGTGTGGAATCCACACGGATTCCCAGCTCATTCCAAACTCCGTTCAATTTTCAGTTGATAAATGACATGTATAAGTTTTTTCCATACGTTCTAtaattcattacattattatatatattttaagacattttctgcctcgcacaactactctgtgaaaccagctttggccggcggtttttccgaaccgatacgacttgggaaccttcaagaaaagagcgtactccaaACCTTAACAACCATATTTCTGACATTAAAAACCCAGAAGACACAGTTCTACACGAAAAACGCAGCAGTGATTTTTCGACGTGTTTAACAAACGTATGTGTGTGTACCTTCATCAACATATCTCTAAACAATTATTACCATTAAGTTTTTGTTAAGGCTGTCATAATTTCCTTATAACGTTCCTAAATAGCACAATCGCAGCTGGTAGTTTAAACAGCTTGAGAAGACTTTCTGGAGTGTAACTCTTCATTTGCATAATACATTAAGTTGATGACCCAGTGAATATACCGCGCTATATCTATCTCTTGCTTTTTTAACTCAAATTAAAGCCTATTATAGCTGTATACTTCATAACAGCGTATTGTCATATCCTTAATGTATGATTGTATATTAGTACAAAAACGAAAGTACCAAAGTTCTCGTTCTAAAGACCAATGTGTTATTACTACAGACGATACGAAatcaaatcatattaaattaaatataatttgatttggtttaatctaaaatataatttaaacatcaaGCTATACGTTCACTTTATAGCTTCCTATTGATTTCACGAGCTTTCCCATTCAGTGGAAAAATATCTTAAAGATTTGCAAATACATATTCATATCCTAATTCTCATTTGTTTCGCGACGACgaagtttgagtttgaattattCGCGGTAACACTTAGTCATTGTATTTGTCTTTGTTTAGGAGTAATTGTCGTTAAAGATATCTACGAAATTATACGTGCCTCAGGGAATTTAAAGCATTCGACACACAATACCCATACagagttatgtatatataaatatatcggaTCAACAGaagtttaaaatgaatgaagattaaaattttcttgGCTGTTAAGCTCCATGGTGGGCGTGAAAATGTcggaatatcaaaaataaagatgcatttttattgtttagtacattattatttaatttccttgtacaaatatacaaaatataatacggtTAGGTTGATTAACTTGGATTAAGAGCCGATGGGTTAGAAAGTGTCTGCCTCGTGCGACGGTAACAAGTTGAATGAATCAGCTGTCAGCACGTTTTATGACACACTACCCTATTCGGGACTACCCGcacttaacataaatattcgattacaaataaacaaatttgctGTCACAAAAATCACGATAATTTTTTCAGACCGGatataaacgattaaaaaacacgaacgtcattaaaaataataaaactatgatTAATACAAAATCTCTCTCTGAACTTATCAACGCacagtcatatatatatatatagttctgATTGTATTTCGTTTTTCATTTATCTTaacaacttaattaatttttccaAATATTCAAATGCTTCGATTTTTAAGAAAACTaatctaagttattttttagtGCAGTTAGTTGTAAGGTTAGTGGAAGCCCTTCTGGGAATAAGAAACTCCTTCATTACATGTTCTGACGACAAACACCAatacacagtattgttgtgttccagtttgaagggtgagtgagccagtgtaactacaggcacaagggtcataacatctaggttcccaaggttgctggcgcattTATGGTggtatggttattatttcttccaGCGCCATTGTCTTTTGTCAGTCCTTGACGgactatatcattaataaatacttcaCTCTGAGTATATCGTTGTTGAGTtatcttttgttaataataacgtgttttatttaatggGCCATCTTGTCTCTTAACAtatgattattttcaataagaatGAAGACAGAATAATTTTGAGTTTTCTAGTCTGAAACATAAACGattgaaaatgtttatgaaattgtttttccTAGGATGTAGGACAAATACTGGAGGCACGATATCCTTGTTTTTAACCATTTATgtcatctatatatttatatcgaatatTGTGAATatcataagtaaaaaataaataacgaaacaCTTTAATTGTGTTTCTGTCTCTTAATAAAATCATGAACAACAGAAATGCACACATGCAGAAATAAGATAAACAAAAGTTATAGATAACAGGTCTATGGAAGCGTGTAGATGATCCTtggaaaaatataacaataataaaatacttctatGTGATTGTGTAAAtcaacatacattacattagcagcctgtaaatttcccactgctgggctaaaggcctcctctccctttgaggagaatgtttggagcgtATTTCACCACGCTACTTTAATGCGGgaggtggaatatacatgtggcagaatttcgttgaaattatacgcacgcaggtttcctcacgatgttttccttcaccgccgagcacgagatgaaatataaacacaaattaagcacatgaaaattcagtggggcctgcctgggtttgagcccgaaatcatcggttaagatgcatgtgttctaaccactgggccatctcggctcaaagtAAATCAACACATGATTTAAAATCACGTCTAGAACGACCAAACACATAAAGCTATGGTTATACTTTCGGCGTGAATTAAAATGCATGCACCAGCTTTTATTCATTTCGCAAAGAGTTCCAACGGATTGAATGGTTCTTCAATCGTGAACATTCAGACGGACGATATTTCGTCTCGGACACTGAGCTATCGTTTTTGTTCGTGGTCGTATATATCTATGTTGTAAAATACAGTTGTACGCGGCACTATGTgcgttaaatgtattttaaatagatatattttagatgTATCTATTTATGTACTCATTTATTCAACTTTTTATGGGTTATTTTTCGTTTTCTCTTATGTTATATGATTAATAGACTGTAGACTgtattttacttggtagggctttgtgct is a window encoding:
- the LOC125073562 gene encoding phospholipase A1-like; its protein translation is MQRVTETTCVLAFLLALGPSGVHSFEPRPEIGYPAGLIPECPGVTKNATITPVMMNMLQIIVHRISDTGEILRKQFPILSAHRSIPKEKHIDFKNKKTVLYAVGFLDSSVLPQTQAVGTAYSKRGYNVLITETFQFLTYIYPKSVRLTRFIGKKVGEFLVKLTEYGLTAENLELVGASLGAHVSSHAAKYFYAATGKKIARITGLDPAGPCYRALPREERLDSSDAERVDVVHTNIDGFGIAERLGHIDFYANGGEFQPSDIPYIPCLVICSHIRAIFYWWQALEHPKKFIGMECDSVQNARLGKCNNTVTNYLGAAANFSKPGIYFLPTHNEFPYYRGKDGLKKDSDIFQSILRKINSDDEFDV